The Etheostoma cragini isolate CJK2018 chromosome 15, CSU_Ecrag_1.0, whole genome shotgun sequence genome window below encodes:
- the LOC117958247 gene encoding caskin-2-like isoform X4 yields MTPEDLTAIGVTKPGHRKKISMEINKLNIPDWLPEYIPSDLGEWLSAIGLLQYHKKLSENGYDSISIVRDLTWEDLQEIGITKLGHQKKLMLAVRKLCDIQRAALHAESGHGGTLRRKAPGALHLVAIEPPADSAGGECSSPRTPKMTTFQDSELSAELQTAMSGHYGEDGLAIRTAAGKSQTQDSFETRSRGSGRSGEPPTASVTPHSWSQESLDASPARERNLPEGWDQRAPPPPHKQVPLGTATVFKYPAIPAKPKVSAPAGASPGSSPHGSPALKGFSYLHANCGATDLRASPRQGNRSMTLLPAKKRVQNATRYALSDGEPDEDDEDEDSAFHRRGNVPSYATLTRKPGRGHLARLHGSPEKNGGGGGVGRSQSFAVRARKKGPPPPPPKRLSSVSSTTSGELSDSSTTSSAGAGGGVLTDSPGSVRSIAASLEGLAETEEKNQPDGVQQEAPPSSSVNAAGQEAAARRRAQSECIITTTARGPDPDRGVRSDSEEEEPKGSASPHHSSSECIPFAEEGNLTIKQRPKAPGPPRAEAVLEPPETRTRTPDPPEFNLKESDTVKRRHKPKDKEPGGGSPAREAASRPPSRSQEERPASPATGSPIRPPLSPKPGVAPKPVRHSLLAAQAAGLPSPSVSVCVVQTLAFTSASCPSSPGPRAPAPPAPESPSLAAARPQVCAVGPGPLPETPCGTQVVQQRLDQTSTSLAAALKAVERKLEDNSDG; encoded by the exons ATGACTCCCGAG GACCTGACCGCCATCGGGGTGACCAAACCGGGCCACCGTAAGaagatctccatggagatcAACAAGCTGAACATCCCTGATTGGTTGCCGGAGTACATCCCC TCGGATCTCGGTGAGTGGCTCAGCGCCATCGGCCTCCTGCAGTACCACAAGAAACTCTCTGAGAACGGCTACGACTCCATCAGCATCGTCAGAGACCTGACGTGGGAAGACCTGCAGGAGATCGGCATCACCAAGCTGG GCCACCAGAAGAAGCTGATGCTGGCGGTGAGGAAGCTGTGTGACATCCAGCGAGCGGCGCTCCACGCTGAGTCGGGCCACGGCGGCACGCTCCGGCGCAAAGCCCCCGGAGCCCTGCACCTGGTCGCCATCGAGCCGCCGGCCGACTCGGCGGGGGGCGAGTGTTCCTCCCCCCGCACCCCGAAGATGACGACGTTCCAGGACAGCGAGCTGAGCGCCGAGCTGCAGACCGCCATGTCGGGCCACTACGGCGAGGACGGCCTCGCCATCAGGACCGCCGCTGGGAAGTCGCAGACCCAGGACAGCTTCGAGACGCGTTCCAGAGGCTCCGGGCGCTCTGGGGAGCCCCCCACGGCGTCCGTCACGCCGCACAGCTGGTCCCAGGAGAGCCTGGACGCCAGCCCGGCCCGGGAGAGGAACCTCCCCGAGGGCTGGGACCAGAGAGCGCCGCCGCCGCCGCACAAGCAGGTTCCTCTGGGCACGGCGACCGTCTTTAAGTACCCTGCGATCCCAGCAAAACCCAAAGTGTCTGCGCCCGCAGGTGCGTCCCCGGGCTCGTCCCCTCACGGCTCGCCGGCGCTGAAGGGTTTCAGCTACCTGCACGCTAACTGCGGCGCCACCGACCTGCGCGCGTCCCCGCGGCAGGGGAACCGCAGCATGACCCTGCTGCCGGCGAAGAAGCGCGTGCAGAACGCCACCCGCTACGCTCTGTCGGACGGAGAGCCCGACGAGGACGACGAGGACGAGGATTCGGCGTTTCATCGGCGTGGAAACGTGCCGTCCTACGCCACGCTGACGCGCAAACCCGGCCGCGGCCACTTGGCCCGCTTGCACGGGAGCCCGGAGAAGaacggcggcggcggcggcgtgGGGCGCAGTCAGTCCTTTGCGGTGCGAGCCCGTAAGAAAGGCCCCCCGCCGCCCCCCCCCAAGAGGCTGAGCTCGGTGAGCAGCACCACCAGCGGCGAGCTGAGCGACAGCAGCACCACGTCGTCTGCCGGCGCCGGCGGCGGCGTCCTGACGGACAGCCCCGGGAGCGTGAGGAGCATCGCCGCCTCGCTGGAGGGCCTGGCggagacagaggagaagaaCCAGCCAGACGGCGTCCAGCAGGAGGCGCCGCCGTCGTCGTCCGTTAACGCTGCGGGACAGGAGGCTGCGGCGAGGAGGCGGGCACAGAGCGAGTGTATCATCACCACG acCGCCCGCGGCCCGGATCCGGATCGAGGGGTGAGGTCGGACTCGGAGGAAGAAGAACCCAAAGGCTCGGCGTCGCCTCACCACAGCTCCAGCGAGTGCATCCCCTTCGCCGAGGAGGGGAACCTGACCATCAAGCAGCGGCCCAAGGCCCCGGGGCCCCCCCGCGCCGAGGCCGTGCTGGAGCCCCCGgagaccaggaccaggaccccGGACCCCCCCGAGTTCAACCTGAAGGAGTCGGACACGGTGAAGCGCCGGCACAAACCCAAGGACAAGGAGCCGGGAGGAGGCTCGCCCGCCAGGGAGGCAGCGAGCAG ACCTCCGTCCCGGAGCCAGGAGGAGAGGCCCGCCAGTCCGGCGACCGGATCCCCCATCAGACCTCCACTCTCCCCAAAACCTGGAGTCGCCCCGAAACCAGTCCGCCACAGTCTGCTGGCAGCACAAG CAGCTGGACTCCCGTCTCCATCTGTGAGCGTCTGCGTGGTCCAGACTTTGGCCTTCACCTCTGCATCCTGTCCATCTTCTCCCGGGCCCCGAGCCCCGGCCCCCCCGGCCCCTGAGAGTCCCTCTCTGGCAGCGGCGAGGCCCCAGGTGTGTGCCGTGGGTCCGGGTCCGCTACCCGAGACACCCTGCGGGACCCAGGTGGTTCAGCAGAGACTGGATCAGACCAGCACGTCTCTGGCAGCCGCGCTGAAGGCCGTCGAGAGGAAACTGGAGGACAACTCAGACGGGTGA
- the LOC117958247 gene encoding caskin-2-like isoform X1, with the protein MTPEDLTAIGVTKPGHRKKISMEINKLNIPDWLPEYIPSDLGEWLSAIGLLQYHKKLSENGYDSISIVRDLTWEDLQEIGITKLGHQKKLMLAVRKLCDIQRAALHAESGHGGTLRRKAPGALHLVAIEPPADSAGGECSSPRTPKMTTFQDSELSAELQTAMSGHYGEDGLAIRTAAGKSQTQDSFETRSRGSGRSGEPPTASVTPHSWSQESLDASPARERNLPEGWDQRAPPPPHKQVPLGTATVFKYPAIPAKPKVSAPAGASPGSSPHGSPALKGFSYLHANCGATDLRASPRQGNRSMTLLPAKKRVQNATRYALSDGEPDEDDEDEDSAFHRRGNVPSYATLTRKPGRGHLARLHGSPEKNGGGGGVGRSQSFAVRARKKGPPPPPPKRLSSVSSTTSGELSDSSTTSSAGAGGGVLTDSPGSVRSIAASLEGLAETEEKNQPDGVQQEAPPSSSVNAAGQEAAARRRAQSECIITTTARGPDPDRGVRSDSEEEEPKGSASPHHSSSECIPFAEEGNLTIKQRPKAPGPPRAEAVLEPPETRTRTPDPPEFNLKESDTVKRRHKPKDKEPGGGSPAREAASSMIYPPVSRPPSRSQEERPASPATGSPIRPPLSPKPGVAPKPVRHSLLAAQAAGLPSPSVSVCVVQTLAFTSASCPSSPGPRAPAPPAPESPSLAAARPQVCAVGPGPLPETPCGTQVVQQRLDQTSTSLAAALKAVERKLEDNSDG; encoded by the exons ATGACTCCCGAG GACCTGACCGCCATCGGGGTGACCAAACCGGGCCACCGTAAGaagatctccatggagatcAACAAGCTGAACATCCCTGATTGGTTGCCGGAGTACATCCCC TCGGATCTCGGTGAGTGGCTCAGCGCCATCGGCCTCCTGCAGTACCACAAGAAACTCTCTGAGAACGGCTACGACTCCATCAGCATCGTCAGAGACCTGACGTGGGAAGACCTGCAGGAGATCGGCATCACCAAGCTGG GCCACCAGAAGAAGCTGATGCTGGCGGTGAGGAAGCTGTGTGACATCCAGCGAGCGGCGCTCCACGCTGAGTCGGGCCACGGCGGCACGCTCCGGCGCAAAGCCCCCGGAGCCCTGCACCTGGTCGCCATCGAGCCGCCGGCCGACTCGGCGGGGGGCGAGTGTTCCTCCCCCCGCACCCCGAAGATGACGACGTTCCAGGACAGCGAGCTGAGCGCCGAGCTGCAGACCGCCATGTCGGGCCACTACGGCGAGGACGGCCTCGCCATCAGGACCGCCGCTGGGAAGTCGCAGACCCAGGACAGCTTCGAGACGCGTTCCAGAGGCTCCGGGCGCTCTGGGGAGCCCCCCACGGCGTCCGTCACGCCGCACAGCTGGTCCCAGGAGAGCCTGGACGCCAGCCCGGCCCGGGAGAGGAACCTCCCCGAGGGCTGGGACCAGAGAGCGCCGCCGCCGCCGCACAAGCAGGTTCCTCTGGGCACGGCGACCGTCTTTAAGTACCCTGCGATCCCAGCAAAACCCAAAGTGTCTGCGCCCGCAGGTGCGTCCCCGGGCTCGTCCCCTCACGGCTCGCCGGCGCTGAAGGGTTTCAGCTACCTGCACGCTAACTGCGGCGCCACCGACCTGCGCGCGTCCCCGCGGCAGGGGAACCGCAGCATGACCCTGCTGCCGGCGAAGAAGCGCGTGCAGAACGCCACCCGCTACGCTCTGTCGGACGGAGAGCCCGACGAGGACGACGAGGACGAGGATTCGGCGTTTCATCGGCGTGGAAACGTGCCGTCCTACGCCACGCTGACGCGCAAACCCGGCCGCGGCCACTTGGCCCGCTTGCACGGGAGCCCGGAGAAGaacggcggcggcggcggcgtgGGGCGCAGTCAGTCCTTTGCGGTGCGAGCCCGTAAGAAAGGCCCCCCGCCGCCCCCCCCCAAGAGGCTGAGCTCGGTGAGCAGCACCACCAGCGGCGAGCTGAGCGACAGCAGCACCACGTCGTCTGCCGGCGCCGGCGGCGGCGTCCTGACGGACAGCCCCGGGAGCGTGAGGAGCATCGCCGCCTCGCTGGAGGGCCTGGCggagacagaggagaagaaCCAGCCAGACGGCGTCCAGCAGGAGGCGCCGCCGTCGTCGTCCGTTAACGCTGCGGGACAGGAGGCTGCGGCGAGGAGGCGGGCACAGAGCGAGTGTATCATCACCACG acCGCCCGCGGCCCGGATCCGGATCGAGGGGTGAGGTCGGACTCGGAGGAAGAAGAACCCAAAGGCTCGGCGTCGCCTCACCACAGCTCCAGCGAGTGCATCCCCTTCGCCGAGGAGGGGAACCTGACCATCAAGCAGCGGCCCAAGGCCCCGGGGCCCCCCCGCGCCGAGGCCGTGCTGGAGCCCCCGgagaccaggaccaggaccccGGACCCCCCCGAGTTCAACCTGAAGGAGTCGGACACGGTGAAGCGCCGGCACAAACCCAAGGACAAGGAGCCGGGAGGAGGCTCGCCCGCCAGGGAGGCAGCGAGCAG CATGATTTACCCCCCTGTTAGCAGACCTCCGTCCCGGAGCCAGGAGGAGAGGCCCGCCAGTCCGGCGACCGGATCCCCCATCAGACCTCCACTCTCCCCAAAACCTGGAGTCGCCCCGAAACCAGTCCGCCACAGTCTGCTGGCAGCACAAG CAGCTGGACTCCCGTCTCCATCTGTGAGCGTCTGCGTGGTCCAGACTTTGGCCTTCACCTCTGCATCCTGTCCATCTTCTCCCGGGCCCCGAGCCCCGGCCCCCCCGGCCCCTGAGAGTCCCTCTCTGGCAGCGGCGAGGCCCCAGGTGTGTGCCGTGGGTCCGGGTCCGCTACCCGAGACACCCTGCGGGACCCAGGTGGTTCAGCAGAGACTGGATCAGACCAGCACGTCTCTGGCAGCCGCGCTGAAGGCCGTCGAGAGGAAACTGGAGGACAACTCAGACGGGTGA
- the LOC117958247 gene encoding caskin-2-like isoform X3, whose translation MTPEDLTAIGVTKPGHRKKISMEINKLNIPDWLPEYIPSDLGEWLSAIGLLQYHKKLSENGYDSISIVRDLTWEDLQEIGITKLGHQKKLMLAVRKLCDIQRAALHAESGHGGTLRRKAPGALHLVAIEPPADSAGGECSSPRTPKMTTFQDSELSAELQTAMSGHYGEDGLAIRTAAGKSQTQDSFETRSRGSGRSGEPPTASVTPHSWSQESLDASPARERNLPEGWDQRAPPPPHKQVPLGTATVFKYPAIPAKPKVSAPAGASPGSSPHGSPALKGFSYLHANCGATDLRASPRQGNRSMTLLPAKKRVQNATRYALSDGEPDEDDEDEDSAFHRRGNVPSYATLTRKPGRGHLARLHGSPEKNGGGGGVGRSQSFAVRARKKGPPPPPPKRLSSVSSTTSGELSDSSTTSSAGAGGGVLTDSPGSVRSIAASLEGLAETEEKNQPDGVQQEAPPSSSVNAAGQEAAARRRAQSECIITTTARGPDPDRGVRSDSEEEEPKGSASPHHSSSECIPFAEEGNLTIKQRPKAPGPPRAEAVLEPPETRTRTPDPPEFNLKESDTVKRRHKPKDKEPGGGSPAREAASSRPPSRSQEERPASPATGSPIRPPLSPKPGVAPKPVRHSLLAAQAAGLPSPSVSVCVVQTLAFTSASCPSSPGPRAPAPPAPESPSLAAARPQVCAVGPGPLPETPCGTQVVQQRLDQTSTSLAAALKAVERKLEDNSDG comes from the exons ATGACTCCCGAG GACCTGACCGCCATCGGGGTGACCAAACCGGGCCACCGTAAGaagatctccatggagatcAACAAGCTGAACATCCCTGATTGGTTGCCGGAGTACATCCCC TCGGATCTCGGTGAGTGGCTCAGCGCCATCGGCCTCCTGCAGTACCACAAGAAACTCTCTGAGAACGGCTACGACTCCATCAGCATCGTCAGAGACCTGACGTGGGAAGACCTGCAGGAGATCGGCATCACCAAGCTGG GCCACCAGAAGAAGCTGATGCTGGCGGTGAGGAAGCTGTGTGACATCCAGCGAGCGGCGCTCCACGCTGAGTCGGGCCACGGCGGCACGCTCCGGCGCAAAGCCCCCGGAGCCCTGCACCTGGTCGCCATCGAGCCGCCGGCCGACTCGGCGGGGGGCGAGTGTTCCTCCCCCCGCACCCCGAAGATGACGACGTTCCAGGACAGCGAGCTGAGCGCCGAGCTGCAGACCGCCATGTCGGGCCACTACGGCGAGGACGGCCTCGCCATCAGGACCGCCGCTGGGAAGTCGCAGACCCAGGACAGCTTCGAGACGCGTTCCAGAGGCTCCGGGCGCTCTGGGGAGCCCCCCACGGCGTCCGTCACGCCGCACAGCTGGTCCCAGGAGAGCCTGGACGCCAGCCCGGCCCGGGAGAGGAACCTCCCCGAGGGCTGGGACCAGAGAGCGCCGCCGCCGCCGCACAAGCAGGTTCCTCTGGGCACGGCGACCGTCTTTAAGTACCCTGCGATCCCAGCAAAACCCAAAGTGTCTGCGCCCGCAGGTGCGTCCCCGGGCTCGTCCCCTCACGGCTCGCCGGCGCTGAAGGGTTTCAGCTACCTGCACGCTAACTGCGGCGCCACCGACCTGCGCGCGTCCCCGCGGCAGGGGAACCGCAGCATGACCCTGCTGCCGGCGAAGAAGCGCGTGCAGAACGCCACCCGCTACGCTCTGTCGGACGGAGAGCCCGACGAGGACGACGAGGACGAGGATTCGGCGTTTCATCGGCGTGGAAACGTGCCGTCCTACGCCACGCTGACGCGCAAACCCGGCCGCGGCCACTTGGCCCGCTTGCACGGGAGCCCGGAGAAGaacggcggcggcggcggcgtgGGGCGCAGTCAGTCCTTTGCGGTGCGAGCCCGTAAGAAAGGCCCCCCGCCGCCCCCCCCCAAGAGGCTGAGCTCGGTGAGCAGCACCACCAGCGGCGAGCTGAGCGACAGCAGCACCACGTCGTCTGCCGGCGCCGGCGGCGGCGTCCTGACGGACAGCCCCGGGAGCGTGAGGAGCATCGCCGCCTCGCTGGAGGGCCTGGCggagacagaggagaagaaCCAGCCAGACGGCGTCCAGCAGGAGGCGCCGCCGTCGTCGTCCGTTAACGCTGCGGGACAGGAGGCTGCGGCGAGGAGGCGGGCACAGAGCGAGTGTATCATCACCACG acCGCCCGCGGCCCGGATCCGGATCGAGGGGTGAGGTCGGACTCGGAGGAAGAAGAACCCAAAGGCTCGGCGTCGCCTCACCACAGCTCCAGCGAGTGCATCCCCTTCGCCGAGGAGGGGAACCTGACCATCAAGCAGCGGCCCAAGGCCCCGGGGCCCCCCCGCGCCGAGGCCGTGCTGGAGCCCCCGgagaccaggaccaggaccccGGACCCCCCCGAGTTCAACCTGAAGGAGTCGGACACGGTGAAGCGCCGGCACAAACCCAAGGACAAGGAGCCGGGAGGAGGCTCGCCCGCCAGGGAGGCAGCGAGCAG CAGACCTCCGTCCCGGAGCCAGGAGGAGAGGCCCGCCAGTCCGGCGACCGGATCCCCCATCAGACCTCCACTCTCCCCAAAACCTGGAGTCGCCCCGAAACCAGTCCGCCACAGTCTGCTGGCAGCACAAG CAGCTGGACTCCCGTCTCCATCTGTGAGCGTCTGCGTGGTCCAGACTTTGGCCTTCACCTCTGCATCCTGTCCATCTTCTCCCGGGCCCCGAGCCCCGGCCCCCCCGGCCCCTGAGAGTCCCTCTCTGGCAGCGGCGAGGCCCCAGGTGTGTGCCGTGGGTCCGGGTCCGCTACCCGAGACACCCTGCGGGACCCAGGTGGTTCAGCAGAGACTGGATCAGACCAGCACGTCTCTGGCAGCCGCGCTGAAGGCCGTCGAGAGGAAACTGGAGGACAACTCAGACGGGTGA
- the LOC117958247 gene encoding caskin-2-like isoform X2, whose translation MTPEDLTAIGVTKPGHRKKISMEINKLNIPDWLPEYIPSDLGEWLSAIGLLQYHKKLSENGYDSISIVRDLTWEDLQEIGITKLGHQKKLMLAVRKLCDIQRAALHAESGHGGTLRRKAPGALHLVAIEPPADSAGGECSSPRTPKMTTFQDSELSAELQTAMSGHYGEDGLAIRTAAGKSQTQDSFETRSRGSGRSGEPPTASVTPHSWSQESLDASPARERNLPEGWDQRAPPPPHKQVPLGTATVFKYPAIPAKPKVSAPAGASPGSSPHGSPALKGFSYLHANCGATDLRASPRQGNRSMTLLPAKKRVQNATRYALSDGEPDEDDEDEDSAFHRRGNVPSYATLTRKPGRGHLARLHGSPEKNGGGGGVGRSQSFAVRARKKGPPPPPPKRLSSVSSTTSGELSDSSTTSSAGAGGGVLTDSPGSVRSIAASLEGLAETEEKNQPDGVQQEAPPSSSVNAAGQEAAARRRAQSECIITTTARGPDPDRGVRSDSEEEEPKGSASPHHSSSECIPFAEEGNLTIKQRPKAPGPPRAEAVLEPPETRTRTPDPPEFNLKESDTVKRRHKPKDKEPGGGSPAREAASSMIYPPVSRPPSRSQEERPASPATGSPIRPPLSPKPGVAPKPVRHSLLAAQAGLPSPSVSVCVVQTLAFTSASCPSSPGPRAPAPPAPESPSLAAARPQVCAVGPGPLPETPCGTQVVQQRLDQTSTSLAAALKAVERKLEDNSDG comes from the exons ATGACTCCCGAG GACCTGACCGCCATCGGGGTGACCAAACCGGGCCACCGTAAGaagatctccatggagatcAACAAGCTGAACATCCCTGATTGGTTGCCGGAGTACATCCCC TCGGATCTCGGTGAGTGGCTCAGCGCCATCGGCCTCCTGCAGTACCACAAGAAACTCTCTGAGAACGGCTACGACTCCATCAGCATCGTCAGAGACCTGACGTGGGAAGACCTGCAGGAGATCGGCATCACCAAGCTGG GCCACCAGAAGAAGCTGATGCTGGCGGTGAGGAAGCTGTGTGACATCCAGCGAGCGGCGCTCCACGCTGAGTCGGGCCACGGCGGCACGCTCCGGCGCAAAGCCCCCGGAGCCCTGCACCTGGTCGCCATCGAGCCGCCGGCCGACTCGGCGGGGGGCGAGTGTTCCTCCCCCCGCACCCCGAAGATGACGACGTTCCAGGACAGCGAGCTGAGCGCCGAGCTGCAGACCGCCATGTCGGGCCACTACGGCGAGGACGGCCTCGCCATCAGGACCGCCGCTGGGAAGTCGCAGACCCAGGACAGCTTCGAGACGCGTTCCAGAGGCTCCGGGCGCTCTGGGGAGCCCCCCACGGCGTCCGTCACGCCGCACAGCTGGTCCCAGGAGAGCCTGGACGCCAGCCCGGCCCGGGAGAGGAACCTCCCCGAGGGCTGGGACCAGAGAGCGCCGCCGCCGCCGCACAAGCAGGTTCCTCTGGGCACGGCGACCGTCTTTAAGTACCCTGCGATCCCAGCAAAACCCAAAGTGTCTGCGCCCGCAGGTGCGTCCCCGGGCTCGTCCCCTCACGGCTCGCCGGCGCTGAAGGGTTTCAGCTACCTGCACGCTAACTGCGGCGCCACCGACCTGCGCGCGTCCCCGCGGCAGGGGAACCGCAGCATGACCCTGCTGCCGGCGAAGAAGCGCGTGCAGAACGCCACCCGCTACGCTCTGTCGGACGGAGAGCCCGACGAGGACGACGAGGACGAGGATTCGGCGTTTCATCGGCGTGGAAACGTGCCGTCCTACGCCACGCTGACGCGCAAACCCGGCCGCGGCCACTTGGCCCGCTTGCACGGGAGCCCGGAGAAGaacggcggcggcggcggcgtgGGGCGCAGTCAGTCCTTTGCGGTGCGAGCCCGTAAGAAAGGCCCCCCGCCGCCCCCCCCCAAGAGGCTGAGCTCGGTGAGCAGCACCACCAGCGGCGAGCTGAGCGACAGCAGCACCACGTCGTCTGCCGGCGCCGGCGGCGGCGTCCTGACGGACAGCCCCGGGAGCGTGAGGAGCATCGCCGCCTCGCTGGAGGGCCTGGCggagacagaggagaagaaCCAGCCAGACGGCGTCCAGCAGGAGGCGCCGCCGTCGTCGTCCGTTAACGCTGCGGGACAGGAGGCTGCGGCGAGGAGGCGGGCACAGAGCGAGTGTATCATCACCACG acCGCCCGCGGCCCGGATCCGGATCGAGGGGTGAGGTCGGACTCGGAGGAAGAAGAACCCAAAGGCTCGGCGTCGCCTCACCACAGCTCCAGCGAGTGCATCCCCTTCGCCGAGGAGGGGAACCTGACCATCAAGCAGCGGCCCAAGGCCCCGGGGCCCCCCCGCGCCGAGGCCGTGCTGGAGCCCCCGgagaccaggaccaggaccccGGACCCCCCCGAGTTCAACCTGAAGGAGTCGGACACGGTGAAGCGCCGGCACAAACCCAAGGACAAGGAGCCGGGAGGAGGCTCGCCCGCCAGGGAGGCAGCGAGCAG CATGATTTACCCCCCTGTTAGCAGACCTCCGTCCCGGAGCCAGGAGGAGAGGCCCGCCAGTCCGGCGACCGGATCCCCCATCAGACCTCCACTCTCCCCAAAACCTGGAGTCGCCCCGAAACCAGTCCGCCACAGTCTGCTGGCAGCACAAG CTGGACTCCCGTCTCCATCTGTGAGCGTCTGCGTGGTCCAGACTTTGGCCTTCACCTCTGCATCCTGTCCATCTTCTCCCGGGCCCCGAGCCCCGGCCCCCCCGGCCCCTGAGAGTCCCTCTCTGGCAGCGGCGAGGCCCCAGGTGTGTGCCGTGGGTCCGGGTCCGCTACCCGAGACACCCTGCGGGACCCAGGTGGTTCAGCAGAGACTGGATCAGACCAGCACGTCTCTGGCAGCCGCGCTGAAGGCCGTCGAGAGGAAACTGGAGGACAACTCAGACGGGTGA